The DNA region TCCAGCCGAAGGCCATGAGCTGATCGTAGCGGAATCGCGGCAGCGTCGCCCGCAGCCAGATATAGATGAAGATGAAGATGGCCGTCTTCGCCCCGAAGTAAACCACACCGAGCAGCGGCCACCGATCCACTCCCGGCCCGTTCCACCCTCCGAGAAAGAGCGTCGTCGCCAGCGCCGACACGGTGAACATATTGGCATATTCGGCGACAAAGAACATGGCGAACTTAGTGGCGCTGTATTCGGTATGGTATCCGGCGACCAGTTCGGTCTCGGCTTCCGGCAGGTCGAAGGGAACGCGATTGGTCTCGGCCACCGCCGCAATGAAAAACAACAGGAAGCCGAGCGGTTGATACCAGAAGACGTGCCAGCGGGGAATGAAGCCAAAGTAGGTGCCCGATTGCGCCCGCACGATCTCCACCAAATCGAGCGATCCCGCCTGAATGAGAACGCCGACCACCGAGAGCGTCAGCGCCAGCTCGTAACTGATCAGTTGCGCCGCCGACCGCAGTCCTCCGAGCAACGAATACTTGCTGTTGGACGACCAACCGGCGAGGACGATGCCGTAGACTCCCAGGCTGCCCAGAGCGAAGATATAGAGGAGTCCCACATCAAGGCTCGTGATGTGAAGCGCGATGCGCCGACCCAACAGCTCGATGCTCTCGCCAAAGGGAATCACGGCATAGGTCATCAGAGCGGGAATGAGGATGATCATGGGAGCCAGCGTGAAGAGGATGCGATTGGGCGTCGTGGGCATGACATCTTCTTTGAACAGGAACTTGATGAGGTCGGCCAGCGGTTGCAAGAGTCCCCAGGGGCCCACCCGGTTGGGTCCATAGCGGAGTTGAATCCACCCCAGCACCTTTCGCTCCAGCAGCACGAGGTAGGCCAGGACCGTGAGGATAACAAAGAGCACGATGACGATCTTGAGTGTCGCTTCGATGACCAGGTCCATATCCGTCTCTCTTCTCTCGACGAGACCCGCTTCCGCGCCCGCCCTTCACCGAGTCCCGGCATCCACCGGCGCATCCCAGCCAAAGGCCGCCCGCAGCAACGGGACGTGCTCGGTGAGCGTCCCCGGTTCAAAGAGTCCCGTTCCCAGAGGAGCCGGCTCGGTGATTTTTTCCACCGAGAGATCAATGGCCTCGACGGCGACCTGCAGTCGTTGGATAAGCTCCTGCCGATCACTTTCTTCCAGTGGGACGAGAGGCCGCATCGTTTTCACCGCACTCTCCCGATCCAGTTGAGCGAAGGTGATTCCTTCGTAGCCGGGGACATGACTTGTGATCTCGCGGAAGATATTGGTGACCGAGAGGTGATATCCGAAATCCCGTCCCATCCGATGAACGATCTGGTCAATGATCATCCAATCCGGTCGTCGGTCGCCTCCGATGTCCAGAGCGCGCCGAATGCGCTGAACCTGGCCGCCGTTGTTGGTGAAGGTTCCGTCGAGTTCGGCAAAGCTCATGGCGGGCAAAACGACGTGAGCCAGCTCTGCCGTCCGGGTCATAAACAGCTCGTGGGTGACGACGAACTCCGCTCGGGCCAGAGCGTCGCACCAGGCCGGGCCGCAGAAGCGGGCCATATCGGCGCCCATGAGGTAGAGGGCTTTGATCTTCGGCCCGATGTCTTCGGGGGCGGGGAGATCGGCCACCAGCCCCATATCGAGAGCCCCCAGCGAATTGTTAAACCGCAGAAGCGGCAGCACGCGAACCCGGCGCGATCCGTCCGCCGCCAGAAGGCCACCGACAACGGCAGCAGCTTCCAGTGCGACATCGCTCAGATCACGACTGACCACAAGCGCCAGACTCTCGCTCTCGGTCAGCAGGCGTCGCAATTGGTGGATCTGCTCCGGCGCGAGCGCCGTCGCCCGGGCTGCCCTTTCACTCTGTGACTCATCGAGCAACGCCAGCATCACGGCCGCTTCCGATCGCGGACGAATGTGGAAGAAATGACTGGCTTCTTTCATCCGGCTGAGAGGCCGCGACCCGACGATCACCAGTCGAGCGCCCGTCAGTTGCACGGCCCGGCGCAGACTGTAGGCCGTCAGCGGATTGTACTCGGGCGGATTGCCGCCGAGGAGAACGATCGTCTTCACCTGCTGGCGCAGTTCCGGTTGCGTGATGAGCGGAACGGTCAACCGTCGGAAAAAAGGTCGCCAATCATGATCGCTGATGTGCGTCACCCACGGCGTGCCGAGAACTTCCCGCCCGAATCGGGCGAAGATGTAGAGGTCTTCGTTGGTCAGCCGGGGCGATCCGATGCAGGCGATGCTCTCGGGGCCGGAGCGTCGCTTGATCTCCGCCAGCCGATCCGCCACCACCCGCAGCGCCTCGTCCCAACTGACCGGCTCCCACTGATTCCCCCGACGAAGCAGAGGCGTGCGGATTCGCTCGGGACTGTTGACGAATTCGTTGCCGTATCGCCCCTTGAGGCAGAGGAACTCCTCGTTGATCCAGTTGTGGGTTTCCTGTCGCGCCGTGGTGAAGCTGAAGAGAACTTTCCAGCGAAATTCGCTGTCCATCTTGGTGAGGTCTTTGGCCCAGGCTCGAACGATGCGCCCGTTGCGCACGCTGAGGCGCATCTGACAGCCATCGCCGCAGTAGGTGCAGGTCGTCACCGTATCCTGAATATCCCACGGTCGCGCCTGGAAGCGAAAGTTCGCACTCGTGAGAGCGCCGACGGGACAGACCTCGACGCAGTTGCCGCAATTCTCGCACTCGAGCTGACCGTCGGGCCGATTCCCCACAATGACGCTGTGCGCGCCCCGGCCCCGCACGCCCAGGGCATGATTGCCCACCCATTCATCGCAGACGCGAATGCAGCGGTAACAGAGAATGCATCGCTGGGGATCGAGCCAGATGAACGGGCTCAGTTTATACTCGCCGGTGGGGTCTTTCGGCTCGTCCATTCGCGCCAGCAGTTGGCCGTAGTTGACGCTCATCCACTGGAGTTCGCACTCGCCGCCTTTATCGCAGACCGGACAATCGAGCGGGTGATTGGAGAGGATGAAATCCACCATCGCCCGACGGACCTGACGGATCTCGTCGCTTTCGGTCGTCACGACCATCCCGTCGGTCACCCGCAGGGTGCAGGCCGTTTGCAGCCGTCCGATTTTCTCCACCCGCACCAGACACATGCGACAGGCGGCCTGCGGAGGCAGGTCCTTGTAGTAGCAAAAATTGGGCACGGGAAATCCGGCCCGTTCGCACACTTCCAGAAGCAGGGCCCCCCGGGGAGCCTCGATCTGTTTTCCGTTGATCGTGAGCGTGACTTTTTCCATGCTGCCCTCCACGACCGATCACACTTCGTTCAGCCGGTCGTCTGCTATCCGGCGGGAACCGTCGTCAGCGCCACCGTGGGCTGCGTCACATACTTCTCGAAATCGGCGCGAAACTTCTCAATGGCCGGGTAGACGGCCCAGGCCGCCGCATCGCCCAGCGGACAGTGCGTCGTGCCGAAGATGTTCCTGGCCAGATCGTAGAGCAGGTCGAGGTCTCGGGTTCGCCCCCGGCCGCTGAGCAACCGCTCCAGGATTTTGACCATCCAGCGCGTTCCCTCTCGACAGGGCACGCACCAACCACAGGATTCGTGCGCATAAAATCGCGCGATCCGATAGACGACCTTCACCAGATCGGTCGTTTCGTCCATGATGATGATGGCTCCGCTGCCGAGCATGGACCGGAGCGCCGCCAGAGACTCAAAGTCGAGCGTGCAGGCTTCGGCCTCTTCCGCCGTGAGGATGGGAGCCGAGGAGCCTCCGGGGATGACGGCTTTCAGGCATCGGCCCTGACGAATCCCGCCGCAATCCTCATAGATCATCGCCTTCATCGGATAGCCCATCGGCAATTCATAAACGCCCGGACGCTCGACATGACCGCTGACGGCGAACAGGCGCGTCCCTCCACTTTTTTCCGTGCCCAGACGACGAAACCAATCGCCGCCGTTGAGGATGATCGGCGGCACCGAGGCGAGCGTCTCCACGTTATTGATGATGGTGGGACAGCCGTAGAGTCCCACGACGGCGGGAAATGGCGGCTTGATGCGGGGGTAGGCGCGTTTGCCCTCGAGTGATTCCATGAGCGCCGTCTCTTCGCCGCAGATGTAAGCGCCGGCTCCGGGATGTACGATGATGTCGCAGTCGAATCCGCTGCCGAGAATATTCGCGCCGACGTAGCCCCCGGCCCGCGCTTCCTCCACCGCCCCCTCGACGATCTCCTTCAAATACCAGTACTCGCCCCGAATGTAAATGAACGCCAGATGCGCGCCGATGGCATAGGCGGCGATGAGAATCCCCTCGATCATCGCGTGCGGGTCTTTCTCCATGATGAGCCGATCCTTGCAGGTTCCCGGCTCGCTCTCATCGGCGTTGCAGATGACGTAGGTGGGCTTGCCAGAGTCTTTGGGGACGAAACTCCATTTCAGTCCGGTGGAGAAGCCGGCTCCTCCGCGCCCCCGCAGAGCTGACTTTTTCACCTCCTCGATGACGTCCTCGGGCGTCATCTCGCGGAGCGCCTTCTCCAGGGCTCGATAACCGCCCGTCCGCCGATAGACCTCCAGCCGGTGCGAATCGGGCAGATCAAAGCGTGCGCTCAAAACCTTCGGCTTTTCCATGCTTTTCCCCGACAGATCTCACACCCGAAGCGATCCGTTCACAACGCGGTGGATCATCGCTGTGTGTACCGGAGCAACCGGATCACCTCCGGGCTCCGTCACGCTCGGAATTTCTATTTTCGCTCGCGTCATCGGCCTTCAGGGCAGCGCATCGAGAATCCGATCCACTTTCTCCGGCGTCAGGTGATGATGGAAGTCGAAGTTGATCTGCATGGCCGGAGCCCAACTGCACGCGCCGATGCATTCGACTTCGGAGAGGGTGAAACGGCCATCGGGCGTCGTTTCGCCAAATCCGATGCCGAGTTTTTTCTTGAGATGGGCTTCGATCTCCTCGCATCCGCCAAGCAGGCAGGAGACGTTGGTGCACACCTGGATGTGGTACCGGCCCAGAGGCCGACGGGTGAACATGGTGTAGAAGCTGACGGTCGTGGCCACGTCCATGAACGTGAGCCCCAGTTTGTCGGCCACCCAGGCGAGCGCCTCATCGGGAAGGTAGCCCACGTGCCGCTGCACCACCCAGAGGACCGGCAGCAGGGCCGACCGCCGCACCGGATAGCGAGCGATGATCTCGTCAATTTTCTTCTCCGCCTCGACAGGCACGAGCGTCATCGGTCAATCTCTCCCAGCACGATATCAATACTGGCAATGACGGCGACGACATCGGCGATGAGGTGCCCTTTGATCATTACCGGCAGCGCCTGCGCATGGGCGAACGAGGGAGCACGGATGTGCACCCGATAGGGTTTCGGTCCGCCATCGCTGATGATGTAAT from Blastocatellia bacterium includes:
- the nuoH gene encoding NADH-quinone oxidoreductase subunit NuoH, whose amino-acid sequence is MDLVIEATLKIVIVLFVILTVLAYLVLLERKVLGWIQLRYGPNRVGPWGLLQPLADLIKFLFKEDVMPTTPNRILFTLAPMIILIPALMTYAVIPFGESIELLGRRIALHITSLDVGLLYIFALGSLGVYGIVLAGWSSNSKYSLLGGLRSAAQLISYELALTLSVVGVLIQAGSLDLVEIVRAQSGTYFGFIPRWHVFWYQPLGFLLFFIAAVAETNRVPFDLPEAETELVAGYHTEYSATKFAMFFVAEYANMFTVSALATTLFLGGWNGPGVDRWPLLGVVYFGAKTAIFIFIYIWLRATLPRFRYDQLMAFGWKFLVPMALLNIFISSAIALAA
- the nuoE gene encoding NADH-quinone oxidoreductase subunit NuoE, producing the protein MTLVPVEAEKKIDEIIARYPVRRSALLPVLWVVQRHVGYLPDEALAWVADKLGLTFMDVATTVSFYTMFTRRPLGRYHIQVCTNVSCLLGGCEEIEAHLKKKLGIGFGETTPDGRFTLSEVECIGACSWAPAMQINFDFHHHLTPEKVDRILDALP
- a CDS encoding molybdopterin-dependent oxidoreductase — protein: MEKVTLTINGKQIEAPRGALLLEVCERAGFPVPNFCYYKDLPPQAACRMCLVRVEKIGRLQTACTLRVTDGMVVTTESDEIRQVRRAMVDFILSNHPLDCPVCDKGGECELQWMSVNYGQLLARMDEPKDPTGEYKLSPFIWLDPQRCILCYRCIRVCDEWVGNHALGVRGRGAHSVIVGNRPDGQLECENCGNCVEVCPVGALTSANFRFQARPWDIQDTVTTCTYCGDGCQMRLSVRNGRIVRAWAKDLTKMDSEFRWKVLFSFTTARQETHNWINEEFLCLKGRYGNEFVNSPERIRTPLLRRGNQWEPVSWDEALRVVADRLAEIKRRSGPESIACIGSPRLTNEDLYIFARFGREVLGTPWVTHISDHDWRPFFRRLTVPLITQPELRQQVKTIVLLGGNPPEYNPLTAYSLRRAVQLTGARLVIVGSRPLSRMKEASHFFHIRPRSEAAVMLALLDESQSERAARATALAPEQIHQLRRLLTESESLALVVSRDLSDVALEAAAVVGGLLAADGSRRVRVLPLLRFNNSLGALDMGLVADLPAPEDIGPKIKALYLMGADMARFCGPAWCDALARAEFVVTHELFMTRTAELAHVVLPAMSFAELDGTFTNNGGQVQRIRRALDIGGDRRPDWMIIDQIVHRMGRDFGYHLSVTNIFREITSHVPGYEGITFAQLDRESAVKTMRPLVPLEESDRQELIQRLQVAVEAIDLSVEKITEPAPLGTGLFEPGTLTEHVPLLRAAFGWDAPVDAGTR
- the nuoF gene encoding NADH-quinone oxidoreductase subunit NuoF, with translation MEKPKVLSARFDLPDSHRLEVYRRTGGYRALEKALREMTPEDVIEEVKKSALRGRGGAGFSTGLKWSFVPKDSGKPTYVICNADESEPGTCKDRLIMEKDPHAMIEGILIAAYAIGAHLAFIYIRGEYWYLKEIVEGAVEEARAGGYVGANILGSGFDCDIIVHPGAGAYICGEETALMESLEGKRAYPRIKPPFPAVVGLYGCPTIINNVETLASVPPIILNGGDWFRRLGTEKSGGTRLFAVSGHVERPGVYELPMGYPMKAMIYEDCGGIRQGRCLKAVIPGGSSAPILTAEEAEACTLDFESLAALRSMLGSGAIIIMDETTDLVKVVYRIARFYAHESCGWCVPCREGTRWMVKILERLLSGRGRTRDLDLLYDLARNIFGTTHCPLGDAAAWAVYPAIEKFRADFEKYVTQPTVALTTVPAG